CCGCTACCTGGCGGACCCGGCCGAGGCATCCGATCACATCGCGGGCTTCGCGATCAGCAACGATGTCTCCGAGCGGGAGTTCCAGTTGGAGTTCTCCGGACAGTGGGACATCGGCAAGTCCTGCGAGACCTTCAACCCGCTCGGGCCCTGGCTGGTCACCCCGGACGAGGCCGGCGACCCGCAGGCGCTCGGCCTGCGCCTGGCCGTGAACGGCGAGAGCCGCCAGAACGGCAACACCAAGAACATGATCTTCGACGTCGCGTACCTGGTCTGGTACCTCAGCCAGTACATGGTGCTCAACCCCGGCGACGTCATCAACACCGGCACCCCGGCCGGTGTGGCCCTGGGTCTGCCCGGCACCCCTTACCTGCGCGCCGGTGACACCGTCGAGCTGACGATCGACGGTCTCGGCACCCAGCGCCAGACCTTCTCCAACGCGTGAAAGGCACTGAGTTGTCCGTTACCACCGCGCGGATCACCGCCGTCGACACCTATGACATCCGCTTCCCCACCTCGCGGGAGCTGGACGGGTCCGACGCGATGAACCCCGACCCCGACTACTCCGCCGCCTACGTCGTCCTGCGCACCTCGGCGGGCGGTCACGAGGGCCACGGGTTCAGCTTCACCATCGGCCGCGGCAACGACGTGCAGGTCGCCGCCATCGACGCGCTGCGCCCGCACATCCTCGGACGCCCCGTCAGCGACCTGTGCGACGACCCCGGATCGCTCTACCGCGACCTGATCGGCGACAGCCAGCTGCGCTGGCTCGGCCCCGAGAAGGGCGTGATGCACATGGCGATCGGCGCCGTGGTCAACGCGGTGTGGGACCTCGCCGCCAAGCGCGAGGGCAAGCCGCTGTGGCAGCTGCTGGCCGACGCCGAACCCGAATGGCTGGTCTCCCAGGTCGACTTCCGCTACATCGCGGACGCGCTGACCCCCGGCGAGGCCCTGGAACTGCTCCGCACGGGCAAGCAGGGCGCTCCCGAGCGAGCAGCCGAGCTGCTGCGCCGGGGCTACCCCGCCTACACCACCTCACCCGGCTGGCTCGGCTACAGCGACGAGAAGCTCACCCGGCTGGCGAAGCAGGCGGTCGCCGACGGCTTCACCCAGATCAAGCTGAAGGTCGGCGCGGACCTCGAGGACGACATCCGCCGCTGCCGCGCCGCCCGCGAGGCCGTCGGGCCGGACATCCGGATGGCGATCGACGCCAACCAGCGCTGGAACGTCGGCGAGGCGATCGAGTGGACCAACGCGCTCGCGGAGTTCGACCCGTACTGGATCGAGGAGCCCACCAGCCCGGACGACATCCTCGGCCACGCCACCGTCCGACGGGGCGTCAGCCCGGTCAAGGTCGCCACCGGCGAGCACGTGCAGAACCGGATCGTCTTCAAGCAGCTCCTGCAGGCCGAGGCGATCGACATCCTGCAGCTCGACTCGGCCCGGGTGGCCGGGGTGAACGAGAACCTCGCCATCCTGCTGCTCGCGGCCAAGTTCGGCGTGCCGGTCTGCCCGCACGCGGGCGGGGTGGGCTTGTGCGAGCTGGTCCAGCACCTGTCGATGTTCGACTACGTCGCGCTCACCGGCACCACCGAGAACCGGGTGATCGAGTTCGTCGATCACCTGCACCAGCACTTCCTCGACCCGGTGGTGATCAGCGCCGGCCACTACCGGGCACCCATCGAGCCCGGGTTCTCCGCCGCCATGCACCAGGCCGCCATCGACACCTTCACGTACCCCGACGGAGCGTTCTGGGTCGCCGACCGCGCCGAGGGGGACCAGGGATGACCGGGGAGCTCGCCGGGCTCACCGCCCTGGTCACCGGCGGTGCCTCCGGCATCGGCCTCGCCACCGCCTCCCTCCTGGCGGAACGCGGCGCGGACGTCGCGGTCCTGGACCTCGACCCCAGCGGCGCCCACCCCCCGCTGCGCGGCTTCACCGCCGACGTCTCCGACGACGAGTCGGTGCGCGCGGCCGTCGCTGCGGCGGCCGAGGCGCTGGGTGGGATCGACATCCTGGTCAACAACGCGGGCATCGGCGCGATCGGGACGGTGGAGGACAACGACGACGAGCAGTGGCTGCGGGTACTGGACGTCAACCTGCTCGGCCTGGTCCGCACGACTCGCGCCGCCCTGCCGCACCTGCGCCGCTCCACCTGCGCCGCCGTGGTCAACACCTGTTCGATCGCCGCGACGGCGGGGCTGCCGCAGCGGGCGTTGTACTCGGCGAGCAAGGGGGCGGTGCTGTCGCTGACGTTGGCGATGGCGGCGGACCACGTGCGGGAGGGTATCCGGGTCAACTGCGTCAATCCCGGTACGGTGGACACTCCTTGGGTGGGGCGGCTGCTTGGCGCGGCTGCCGACCCGGCCGGGGAGCGGGCTGCGCTGAATGCCCGTCAGCCGACGGGTCGTCTGGTCAGTGCGGAGGAGGTGGCCGCCGCGATCGTCTACCTGGCCTCCCCGGCGGCCGCCTCCATCACTGGCACCGCCCTCGCCGTTGACGGCGGCATGGCGGGGCTGCGACTGCGACCGGAGCCGAAGGCATGACGTTGGGCCGGAACATTCTCGGACGTGGCCGGGTGAGGGTGAGTGAGCTCGCCTTCGGCGCGGCGGGTATCGGCAATCTGTTCACGCCGGTGACCGACGCCCAGGCCGAAGCGGCCGTCGCTGCCGCGTGGGAGTGCGGCGTGCGGTACTTCGACACTGCGCCGCACTATGGTCTGGGGTTGTCGGAGCGGCGGTTGGGTGCGGTGTTGGGTGGGATGCCGCGCGAGGAGTACACGATTTCGACGAAGGTCGGGCGGCTCCTGGAGCCGGTTTCGGGTGCTGTGGGCGACGACCTCGCCAACGGCTTTGCGGTGCCTGCGACTTATCGGCGGCGTTGGGACTTCAGTGCGGAGGGTGTGCGCCGGTCGCTGGAGGGGAGTCTGGAGCGGCTGGGGGTGGAGCGGATCGATATCGCTTACCTGCATGATCCGGATGACCATGCCGAGTGGGCTCTGAGTGAGGCGTATCCGGAGTTGGAGCGGCTGCGTGCGGAAGGTGTGTTGGGGGCGATCGGGGTCGGTATGAACCAGGCCGGGTTGCCGGCCCGGTTCGTGCGGGAGACGGACATCGACGTGGTGCTGCTGGCCGGGCGTTACACCCTGCTCGACCACAGCGGCCTGGCCGAACTCCTGCCGCTGGCCGACGAACGCGGCGTCGGCGTCGTCATCGGTGGGGTCTTCAACTCCGGCCTGCTCGCCGACCCGAAGCCCGGTGCGACCTTCGACTACGCCACCGCGCCCGCCGAGTTGGTGCAAGGAGCGCTCGATCTCAAGGCGGTCTGTGAGAGCCACGGTGTGCCGCTGCGCGCCGCCGCGCTGCGGTTCCCGTTCGGGTATCCGGCTGTTGCGTCGGTCCTGGTCGGTACGCGTAGCGCGGGGGAGGTCGAGGACGCCGCGGCTATGCTCCAGCTCCCGATCCCGGCAGCGTTGTGGACGGATCTCAAAGAACGCGGGCTGCTGCCGCCCGACGTCCCGGTCCCGGTGGAGGTGGGCTGATGCGGATCGCCCTGTTCATCACCTGCTTCAACGACACCATGTTTCCGGAGACGGGCCGGGCGGTGGTGACGGTGTTGGAGCGGCTCGGTCATACGGTGGAGTTTCCGCAGGAGCAGACCTGTTGTGGGCAGATGCACTTCAACACGGGCTATCGCCCGGATGCGGTGCCGTTGGTGGCTCGGTTCGCCCGGACTTTCGGTGACTATGACGCGGTGGTGACGCCGTCGGCGTCGTGCGCCGGTATGGTCCGGGAGAATCATCCGCGGCTGGCGGAGGAGTACAGTCCGCCGGCGCTGGTCCGTCAGGTCGCTGAACTGGTGCCGCGGGTGCACGAGTTCACGGAGTTCCTGACCGATGTGCTGGGTGTCACGGACGTTGGTGCGTCCTTCCCGCACAAGGTTGCCTATCACCCGACCTGTCACTCGTTGCGGGGGTTGCGGTTGGGGGACCGGCCGGAGCGGCTGTTGCGGGCGGTGAAAGACCTCGAGCTGGTGGACATTCCGTCGGCCGATTCCTGCTGCGGCTTCGGTGGGACTTTCGCGGTGAAGAACGCCGACACGTCGGCTGCGATGCTCGCGGACAAGAACGCCGCCGTCCTGGACAGTGGCGCCGAGGTCCTGTGTGCGGCCGACAACTCCTGTCTGATGCACATCGGCGGTGGACTGTCCCGGCAGGGCGCGACGGTGCGGACCATGCACCTCGCTGAGATTCTGGCCGCGACCGAAGGAGCAGTGTGATGACCGGGCAAGGTGTGGTCTGGCTCGGCTCTCCGTCCTTTCCGGAGGCCGCGCGGGAGGCGTTGAAGGACAGTCAGCTGCGCGCCAATTTGAAGCGGGCGACCGGCACGATCCGGGACAAGCGGCTGGCGGTGGCCTCGGAGCTGGATGACTGGGAGGCGTTGCGGGAGGCGGGTGCCGCGATCAAGAAGCGGACAGCCCGTCATCTCGACCGGTACCTGGTGCAGTTGGAGGAGTCGGTCACCGCCGCCGGTGGCACGGTGCACTGGGCCGCTGACGCGGGCGAGGCGAACCGCATCGTCGCCGAGCTGGTGCGGGCGACCGGTGAGCGTGAGGTGGTCAAGATCAAGTCGATGGCCACCCAGGAGATCGGCCTCAACGAGCACCTGGCCGAGCAGGGCATCACCGCGTACGAGACCGATCTGGCCGAG
This genomic interval from Kitasatospora gansuensis contains the following:
- a CDS encoding fumarylacetoacetate hydrolase family protein: MKLLRIGAPGEEVPAVLGEDGRAFALSALTGDIDGAFLAEGGIDRVRAALAEGLLPAVDTTGIRVGAPIARPGKVVCVGLNYRDHAEETGAAVPERPVVFMKDPATVVGPYDGVLIPRGSVKTDWEVELAVVIGRQARYLADPAEASDHIAGFAISNDVSEREFQLEFSGQWDIGKSCETFNPLGPWLVTPDEAGDPQALGLRLAVNGESRQNGNTKNMIFDVAYLVWYLSQYMVLNPGDVINTGTPAGVALGLPGTPYLRAGDTVELTIDGLGTQRQTFSNA
- a CDS encoding L-fuconate dehydratase; the encoded protein is MSVTTARITAVDTYDIRFPTSRELDGSDAMNPDPDYSAAYVVLRTSAGGHEGHGFSFTIGRGNDVQVAAIDALRPHILGRPVSDLCDDPGSLYRDLIGDSQLRWLGPEKGVMHMAIGAVVNAVWDLAAKREGKPLWQLLADAEPEWLVSQVDFRYIADALTPGEALELLRTGKQGAPERAAELLRRGYPAYTTSPGWLGYSDEKLTRLAKQAVADGFTQIKLKVGADLEDDIRRCRAAREAVGPDIRMAIDANQRWNVGEAIEWTNALAEFDPYWIEEPTSPDDILGHATVRRGVSPVKVATGEHVQNRIVFKQLLQAEAIDILQLDSARVAGVNENLAILLLAAKFGVPVCPHAGGVGLCELVQHLSMFDYVALTGTTENRVIEFVDHLHQHFLDPVVISAGHYRAPIEPGFSAAMHQAAIDTFTYPDGAFWVADRAEGDQG
- a CDS encoding SDR family NAD(P)-dependent oxidoreductase, with amino-acid sequence MTGELAGLTALVTGGASGIGLATASLLAERGADVAVLDLDPSGAHPPLRGFTADVSDDESVRAAVAAAAEALGGIDILVNNAGIGAIGTVEDNDDEQWLRVLDVNLLGLVRTTRAALPHLRRSTCAAVVNTCSIAATAGLPQRALYSASKGAVLSLTLAMAADHVREGIRVNCVNPGTVDTPWVGRLLGAAADPAGERAALNARQPTGRLVSAEEVAAAIVYLASPAAASITGTALAVDGGMAGLRLRPEPKA
- a CDS encoding aldo/keto reductase, producing MTLGRNILGRGRVRVSELAFGAAGIGNLFTPVTDAQAEAAVAAAWECGVRYFDTAPHYGLGLSERRLGAVLGGMPREEYTISTKVGRLLEPVSGAVGDDLANGFAVPATYRRRWDFSAEGVRRSLEGSLERLGVERIDIAYLHDPDDHAEWALSEAYPELERLRAEGVLGAIGVGMNQAGLPARFVRETDIDVVLLAGRYTLLDHSGLAELLPLADERGVGVVIGGVFNSGLLADPKPGATFDYATAPAELVQGALDLKAVCESHGVPLRAAALRFPFGYPAVASVLVGTRSAGEVEDAAAMLQLPIPAALWTDLKERGLLPPDVPVPVEVG
- a CDS encoding (Fe-S)-binding protein, which encodes MRIALFITCFNDTMFPETGRAVVTVLERLGHTVEFPQEQTCCGQMHFNTGYRPDAVPLVARFARTFGDYDAVVTPSASCAGMVRENHPRLAEEYSPPALVRQVAELVPRVHEFTEFLTDVLGVTDVGASFPHKVAYHPTCHSLRGLRLGDRPERLLRAVKDLELVDIPSADSCCGFGGTFAVKNADTSAAMLADKNAAVLDSGAEVLCAADNSCLMHIGGGLSRQGATVRTMHLAEILAATEGAV